Proteins encoded in a region of the Apostichopus japonicus isolate 1M-3 chromosome 19, ASM3797524v1, whole genome shotgun sequence genome:
- the LOC139960158 gene encoding kielin/chordin-like protein, whose protein sequence is MDGQAIHLTRLFFIFLVGLSSQAQAQSSSESWSYYLDSASPCSFRGALLLHDQRVRLGPCTACRCNNGTTNCIIEACPPVSCGVWYPDVCCTFCVYKLVVNSTNIFDVSFNFVGDSVKSRFSLDISVKTSHSNAVVGENLWKLSAWISTNADGHGTKYALNDNIFSVHHAGKEFKKHRYPPWRWTNLYYNMTLRGGPCDQCEFMCVEFGQAGDLNLSHDLPFQFKPVKFETERLVDCVSLPKREGIEGAGIGCAYEGISFHDKTVIRPDNCTECMCLNGTVNCTKENCDGGTDVPEDCCPSYRPTQRIEGAGIGCAYEGISFHDKTVIRPDNCTECMCLNGTVNCTKENCDGGTDVPEECCPSYRPTQTDYMTTLYTDEMEDGDSTRPTLPTIVIVILSLSASLIFVSVICLLIRRKLTTNSELKETNNFGLVRS, encoded by the exons ATGGATGGACAAGCGATCCATTTAACCAGgttattttttatcttcttgGTCGGATTATCTTCCCAGGCCCAGGCCCAGTCAAGTAGTGAAAGTTGGTCCTACTACCTAGATTCAG CAAGCCCTTGCTCCTTTAGGGGAGCGTTACTTCTTCATGACCAGCGTGTTAGGCTTGGTCCGTGTACTGCGTGTCGTTGTAATAATGGAACAACGAATTGCATAATTGAAGCTTGTCCTCCTGTATCGTGTGGAGTTTGGTATCCAGACGTTTGCTGTACCTTTTGCGTATACA AATTGGTCGTGAACAGTACAAATATCTTCGACGTTTCCTTCAACTTTGTTGGAGATAGCGTGAAGAGTCGATTTTCCCTGGACATATCAGTGAAAACATCGCATAGTAATGCTGTCGTCGGCGAGAATCTTTGGAAACTCAGTGCCTGGATAAGTACCAACGCGGATGGACATGGAACGAAATATGCTTTGAATGATAACATATTCAGTGTACATCATGCAGGAAAGGAATTCAAAAAACATCGCTATCCACCTTGGAGATGGACGAACTTGTATTACAATATGACATTGAGAGGAGGCCCGTGTGATCAATGCGAATTCATGTGTGTTGAATTTGGTCAGGCCGGTGACCTTAATTTATCTCATGACCTACCTTTTCAATTTAAACCTGTAAAATTCGAAACGGAGAGATTAGTTGACTGTGTATCTCTTCCAAAACGCGAAG GAATCGAAGGTGCAGGTATTGGCTGTGCCTACGAAGGAATTTCTTTCCATGACAAAACGGTGATTCGTCCTGATAATTGTACAGAATGTATGTGTTTGAATGGTACCGTCAACTGCACCAAAGAAAACTGTGACGGAGGAACAGATGTACCAGAAGATTGTTGTCCTTCCTATAGGCCTACCCAGA GAATCGAAGGTGCAGGTATTGGCTGTGCCTACGAAGGAATTTCTTTCCATGACAAAACGGTGATTCGTCCTGATAATTGTACAGAATGTATGTGTTTGAATGGTACCGTCAACTGCACCAAAGAAAACTGTGATGGAGGAACAGATGTACCAGAAGAGTGTTGTCCTTCCTATAGGCCTACCCAGA CTGATTACATGACGACACTCTATACAGATGAAATGGAAGATGGAGATTCCACGAGGCCAACCCTCCCAACCATTGTCATCGtcattctctctctttctgCCTCTCTTATCTTTGTATCAGTTATTTGTCTACTGATAAGAAGAAAACTGACCACTAATTCAGAACTAAAAGAAACGAACAATTTCGGTTTGGTGCGAAGTTGA
- the LOC139960163 gene encoding angiopoietin-related protein 7-like has protein sequence MATQSRSFRFGAILTTVIYLCSIVESMDLCTFEEVSSCKMAENCSFGNYAAEETIETTPSQEIALSTQIQCPMNMVFGNCSCHGTCSDPFGCHGNCEEPETCFCPPDNFLMDGEDCVPIEECECYIQDVGFLQPGKFSVNNDCTQRCNCTLGNLTCDHEYRCSNYASCQPDNGTNICSCYDGYYGDGLTCTLALDCDDYRNAGFTENGTYIITPTNWTSGSFEVYCDMDTSGGGWTVFQRRFDGSVDFYLNWTDYKEGFGNVDHEHWLGNDKLHLLTNQRDYNLRVDMISSLDGLNYYAEYELFRIANEDNLYRLTDIDGYSGNTGGDAMAWDIQSAWSTKDRDNGKHTDVHGECAVEGHGAYWYSICGDFNPNGLYNGSGSASLYWRNIPGGNFNNIKFLEMKIRPARS, from the exons ATGGCAACTCAGTCGCGAAGTTTCcgttttggtgccattttgacGACTGTGATATATCTGTGCAGCATTGTAGAATCAATGG ACTTATGCACTTTTGAAGAAGTATCTTCTTGCAAGATGGCAGAAAACTGTTCTTTCGGAAACTATGCGGCGGAAGAAACCATTGAGACAA CACCATCTCAGGAAATCGCTCTTTCTACGCAAATTCAGTGTCCAATGAACATGGTGTTTGGAAACTGTAGCTGTCATGGAACTTGTTCAGACCCTTTCGGTTGCCATGGTAATTGTGAGGAACCTGAAACTTGCTTTTGCCCGCCAGATAACTTCTTGATGGACGGGGAGGACTGTGTCCCAATCGAGGAGTGTGAATGCTACATTCAAGATGTTGGATTCCTCCAA CCAGGCAAATTCTCTGTCAACAACGACTGCACACAAAGATGTAACTGCACTCTGGGAAACTTGACATGTGATCACGAATATCGTTGCAGCAACTATGCATCATGTCAACCAGACAATGGCACCAACATATGTAGTTGCTATGATGGTTACTATGGCGATGGATTAACTTGCACACTTGCTCTCGATTGCGATGACTACCGTAATGCAGGATTCACCGAAAATGGTACTTACATCATCACACCGACCAACTGGACAAGCGGTTCATTTGAAGTTTACTGTGATATGGACACCTCGGGTGGCGGCTGGACG GTATTTCAGCGTCGATTCGACGGATCAGTTGACTTTTATCTTAATTGGACTGATTACAAAGAAGGTTTTGGAAACGTGGACCATGAACATTGGCTTGGGAATGACAAGTTACATTTATTGACCAATCAGCGAGATTACAATCTTCGTGTCGATATGATATCTTCATTAGATGGTCTTAATTACTACGCCGAGTATGAACTCTTCAGGATTGCGAATGAGGACAATTTGTACAGGCTGACGGATATCGATGGCTACTCTGGAAATACAG gAGGAGATGCGATGGCATGGGACATACAATCAGCTTGGTCCACAAAGGATCGCGACAATGGTAAACACACGGACGTTCATGGTGAATGTGCAGTGGAGGGTCACGGAGCGTATTGGTATAGTATTTGCGGCGACTTCAATCCTAATGGCTTATATAACGGATCCGGTTCTGCTAGCCTTTATTGGAGGAACATACCTGGAGGTAATTTCAACAATATAAAGTTTCTAGAGATGAAGATAAGACCAGCGAGAAGTTAA
- the LOC139960052 gene encoding steroid 17-alpha-hydroxylase/17,20 lyase-like, with protein sequence MAFESSAVVVNSTSLTLVTITTVLAGMWIWSQQKPTKNFPPGPKGWPLIGNILELARNEKPAFVVFTEYAKEYGDIFSIRVGQRWAVVLNGAATIKEALLKKGVEFANRPTSVTIDLFTEGGQDIVFGQYSPSWKLHRKLAFSAFRKLATGDNKRFEKLVYSIIPALTANLDSKGSEPFDTRTVLASSIYNILASLCFGKQYEFDDPELTRLMYLSKEGNDIAGSGLLADYIPIFKYVPTPGQRKLEAIFKDFFNLVNKEVDEHREKYDGGEPKDFIEMLFQSRQEIKDEGKEDMSLITEAHIRQTVVDVFGAGTDTSIFTLQWCTGLMVQYPEVQAKVAAEVDRVVGRDRLPSLDDREELVYTTATLYEVMRYSTLVPLAVPHATSADVELGGYTIPKDTWVLVNIYSMHYDEKLWDDPKKFTPEHFLDESGKVRLHPEGYMPFSTGRRVCIGESVAKAELFLLFAWLFQHYKFSKPIGQEEKDFSEGDPQAALNMLKDIEVVVEKRF encoded by the exons ATGGCTTTTGAGTCTAGTGCAGTGGTAGTTAATTCCACATCTCTAACTCTGGTTACCATAACAACAGTATTGGCTGGAATGTGGATATGGAGTCAACAAAAGCCGACTAAGAACTTTCCACCTGGACCAAAGGGATGGCCTCTCATTGGCAATATCCTGG AGCTTGCACGTAATGAGAAGCCTGCCTTTGTTGTCTTCACGGAATATGCTAAGGAGTATGGTGATATATTTTCCATAAGAGTAGGTCAGAGGTGGGCTGTAGTCCTGAATGGCGCTGCTACGATAAAGGAAGCTCTCCTGAAGAAGGGTGTGGAGTTTGCAAACAGACCAACAAGCGTCACAA TTGACTTATTCACTGAAGGTGGGCAGGATATTGTCTTTGGTCAGTATTCCCCTTCCTGGAAGCTACACAGAAAGCTGGCCTTTTCTGCTTTCAG GAAGTTGGCTACTGGTGACAACAAGAGATTTGAAAAGCTGGTTTATTCCATCATTCCTGCCCTTACAGCAAACTTGGACTCCAAAGGGTCAGAACCATTTGACACACGAACAGTTCTTGCATCATCCATATATAATATCTTGGCGAGTTTATGCTTTGGCAAACA GTACGAATTTGATGATCCGGAACTTACTCGCTTGATGTACCTAAGTAAAGAAGGGAATGATATTGCTGGAAGTGGTCTTCTAGCTGACTACATACCAATCTTCAAATATGTTCCTACCCCTGGTCAGAGAAAACTGGAAGCTATTTTTAAAGATTTCTTTAACTTGGTCAACAAGGAAGTGGATGAACACCGTGAGAAGTATGATGGGG GTGAACCGAAAGATTTCATAGAGATGCTCTTTCAGTCTCGACAAGAAATCAAAGATGAAGGCAAAGAAGACATGAGTTTGATAACAGAGGCTCATATCAGACAGACAGTGGTAGATGTATTTGGAG CCGGTACGGATACGTCCATTTTTACCTTACAATGGTGTACTGGACTGATGGTGCAATATCCAGAGGTGCAAGCCAAAGTAGCCGCCGAAGTGGATCGTGTCGTGGGAAGAGATAGGCTGCCCTCACTTGATGACCGTGAGGAGCTAGTATACACCACAGCGACCCTGTACGAGGTTATGCGGTACAGTACCTTAGTTCCATTAGCCGTGCCGCATGCTACATCGGCAGATGTGGAGCTTG GTGGTTATACCATCCCTAAAGATACTTGGGTTTTAGTGAACATCTACTCCATGCACTATGATGAAAAACTCTGGGACGACCCTAAAAAATTCACACCAG AACATTTCCTGGATGAGAGCGGAAAAGTTCGTCTCCACCCAGAAGGTTACATGCCTTTCTCAACCGGACGCCGTGTCTGCATCGGTGAATCGGTTGCCAAGGCTGAGCTCTTTCTTCTCTTTGCGTGGTTATTCCAGCATTACAAGTTCAGCAAACCTATCGGGCAGGAAGAGAAAGATTTTTCAGAAGGAGATCCCCAGGCTGCACTGAATATGCTGAAGGATATAGAAGTGGTTGTAGAGAAACGCTTTTAA